CGGGGTCATAGAGCGCCGCGGAGACACTGGGGTTCCAGTCGCCCGCTCCCGCCACCAGCACCTTGCCGTCGGGCAAGCGGGTAGCGGTCGCCTCCCGATAGGGATTGGGGGCATCGGCGACACCGCGCCAGAGGCCGGTCGCTGGATCATAGACCTCGGTGGAGACGTTATACCCACCGACGACGAGGACCTGACCATTCTCCAGGACCGTGGCGGTATGGAGCAGTCGAGCACGGGCCAAGTCGCCAGCCGGGCTCCACGTCCCTTCATCGGTGGTGCTCCCCTGCCGCATCGAGACGTGGGGGAATGACACCTTCGCTGGCTGCTCCGTACTGGAACAGCTTGTCAGGAAGAGGCCGAGAAAAAACAGCAGACCTGTTCGTGGATATCGTCGCACAAGTTCTCCGTGGAGATATGAGCCCTGGATTTACTCGTTGAAACAGTCAGCTCATACGGGATGTTATGTTCTTCCAGCTTGTGCTGGCTGGCAATTCCCTGGAGATGCTTCAGGACGAAGAAGAACGTGATGGTGGTGGCCGTGCGGCGGCTCTGGCGCTTTCGCAGGACCAGAAGAGTGCCTCGGCGGTTTCTTGCACGGCAAACCGTTGCATCATCAACGGCAGGTGCGTGAGCTGTCCGGAGTGAGCTGAGCAGTGGCGGTTCCATGAACACTCAGGAAGAGCAACCCGCCTCGACGAGCGCCGCGAGTTTCGCGAGTGACATCCGCCAGCCCGTCTCGTTGTCGGCGGGCGACACGCCGCGCGGTAGCCCATCGTGCACGGCGAGGATCTCGGTGCCCCCGTCCACATCGGTGAGCGTGGTCGTGATCGTCATCTCACCCTGCATCGCGGGATCCATCGTCTCGAACTCGACCACTTCGACCACCTGCTCGTCTGGCACGAGCTTCACGAAGCGACCGTGGTACGTGTCGGTGTGCGCGGTCGTCTTGCCGGTCTCCGTTGGAGCATCGTACGTGAGCGAGATCCGGAACGAGCCACCTTCGCGGGGATCGAACTCATGCACGTGGCTGGTCATGCCGGTGGGCACCTTCCACGTCGCGATCGCGCGCGCATCAATGAGCGCGCGATAGACGCGCGCACGGGGCGCGTTCACACGGCAGCTGATTCGGGTCGAGCTCATGCCCGGACTCTACTGTTCTTCGAAAATCAAAGCCCCCCCTCGAGAACCGCGCCGGCCTGGCACTCCGGCTTTACGACCGGGAGCCCGCCGGGCCCAGCTCCGCTTGCAGCGCGTCCGCCAGCCGCTGGTAATCCTCGGGCGAGTTGTAGAGCTGGGCGGACACTCGCAGGTGGCGCTGGGGTGGCCGGGGCCAGACGACGACAGGCACCTCGATGCCGTGCTTGAAGAGGAGCTTGTCCTGGAGGGGCTCCGACCCGCGTATCACGGACACCTCCATGCCGCCGTCCGGCAGCGCCACGGTGGCCATGGAGCCCACCATGTCCTCGGGACAGTGGGGCGCCACCCCGAGCCGCTGGCAGAGGAAGGAGCGCGCCGCGAGCGCCTTGGCCCGGTTGGAGGCCATCACTTCGGGCCAGCCGCCGGGCAGCATGCCGCCCATCACCTCCAGCACCTTCGGGATGCAGAGGAACGGGGTGGGGTCGTCCGTACCGAGCCAGTCGAAGTCGAGGCGGAATTGCGAGCGGTCCTTGCGCCGCGAGTTGTACCCGTGGCTGATGATGAGGGGACGGATGCCCGGCTGGAGGTCCCTCCGCACGTGGAGGAAGGCCGCCCCCTTGGGCGCGCACAACCACTTGTGACAGTTGCCCGAGTAGTACGCGACGCCGAGCTGGCGCAGGGAGAGGGGCACCTGCCCGGGGGCATGGGCGCCGTCCACGAGCGTCTCCACGCCGCGCTCGCGCAGCGCCCGGACGATGGTGGCCAGGGGGAGCACCAGCCCCGTCGGGCTGGTGATGTGGTCGATGAGGAGCAACCGGGTGCGCTCGGTGACGTGGGAGAGCACCGTGTCCACCACCGCCTGGGCCGAGGGCACGGGCCAGGGCAGCTTGATCACCACCACCTTCACGCTCCACTGGCTGGCCACGAACTCGAGCGCGTTCCTGGAGCCGTTGTACTCGTTGTCCGTCACGAGCAGCTCATCGCCGGCGGAGAAGCGCAGCGAGCGCAGCACGGTGTTGACGCCCGTGGAGGCGTTGTTGACGAAGGCCAGATCGTCCGGATCCGCGTCCACGAAGGCCCCCAGCGCCGCGCGGGCCGAGTCGAGCAGCCCCTCGACCTCGCGCAGGAGGAAGCGCACCGGCTCGGCCTCCAGACGGGCCCGCAGCCGGGACTGCTCCTCCAGTACCCGGGTGGGGCACGCGCCGAAGGAGCCGTGGTTGATGAAGGTCACCTCGGGGTCGAGCGACCAGTGGGAACGGAAGGGAGAGGTGTTCATGAGGAGCGCACCATAGAACGGCGCTTCCGCCCATGAACAGTGCCTCCCTTCCCGGGCTCAGCGCGGCGTGAGAAGGCCAGCTAGCGGAACCCAGGGCACCTCTGCCTCGCTGGGGCGAGGTGAGGTGCCCGTGGGCCCGCGAGAGCGTCACGCGCGGTCGGCGATCACCATGACGTCCACGAAGCCGTTGTAGGGATCATCGAAATTGCCAGAGCTGTCCCGGAGCGAGAATGTCACCAGGACCCTGACCGTGGTGAGCGTGATGTTCGTCACGCGTGTGTCGATCTCCGTCCTGAGCAGGTGATGATCACCGTTGGTGTACCCGACGTTGAAGCCGTTGAGCACGGCTTCGGCTGCCCGCACATTGGTCGGAAACACAAACGCGAGCTCCATGCTCTGGGCGCTACCGCTATGTGTCGGAAAGGTTGCTCTCCTCCGCTGAAAATCAATAGGCATTGTATTCTCCGGTGTGCTGGGGCCCGCCATGGGTCCCAACAGGTGGAGTGACCTTGCTGGGATGTGACTGAAGCCCTGGCCGCCAGGACTTCTCCATCCGGGCTGGAGACAAGGAAGAATGGCTTGGGCAATCTGGCAGGATTCGACGCCTGTTCGTCCGTTCCGGAGCGCCGCGTGAGGGCACCATGGGGCCTTCACCTCGCCTCACGGAAAGGGTCCTCCCATGATTTCGGAAGTCGCCGGTGTCCGCCTCCCCGATAGCAAGCTCGCACGCGAAGCGACCGAGCTCGTCCGCGACGTCTCGACCCCTCTCGTCTACCACCACGCGCTCCGCTCCTACGTCTTCGCCGAGCTCCTCGGGCGCACGCGGGGCCTCGTCTACGACTCCGAGGTGCTCTACCTCGGAACGGTGATGCACGACCTCGGCCTCACCGAGCGCTTCGCGGGCACCGAGCGCTTCGAGGTCGACGGCGCCAACGCGGCGCGCGACTTCCTCGTGCGGCACGACGCTCCGAAGGAGACCGTCGCGCGGGTATGGGATGCAGTCGCGCTCCACACCTCACTCGGCATCGCCGCGCACAAGGAACCCGAGGTGGCGCTGGCCCACCTCGGCATCGGTGTGGACGTCGTCGGAATCGGCGCCGAGCACATCGGGCGCGAGCGCCTCGAGGCGGTCGCCGCGGCATTCCCACGTCTGGGCTTCAAGCAGTCCTTCCTCCACGTGCTGGTCGGCGTGGTCCAGAAGAAGCCGCACACCACCGTCGGCAATTTCCTCTCGGACGTGGGCCGCCGTCACGTCCCCGGCTTCCACCCCGGGGATTTCTGCGACCTGCTCGTGGGGGCACCATTCACCGAGTGACGGAACTCGGCGGGGCCAACGCCGCGCTGCCGGAGGAAGGCGCGGCGCAGGCCGTTCGTGTTCTCGAAACCCACGCGCGCCGCGATGGTCTGGATCGGCAGCTCCGAGCCCTCGAGCAGCAACTGGGCGGCCTCGACGCGGGCGGCCTCGACGAACCGTGCGGGCGTCATCCCCGTTTCCCGCCGGAACACCCGCGCGAAATTGCGCGGACTCATGTGCACCCGTCGCGCGAGCTCCTCCACGGAGTGATTCTCGCGCAGGTGCTCCATCACCCACTGCTGCAGCGAGTGGATGGCGGGCATGTCGGCGAACTGGGCCTCGAGCTGGCGGCTGAACTGTGACTGGCCGCCGGGGCGCTTGAGGAAGACGACGAACTCGCGCGCGATGGTGAGCGCGAGCGCACGGCCGAAGTCCTCCTCGACCAGCGCGAGGGCCAGATCGATGCCGGCGGTGACGCCAGCGGAGGTGTATGTCGAGCCATCCTTGATGAAGATGTGGTCGGGCTCGACAGTGGCGGCCGGACAGGCACGCGCGAGGGCGCGAGCGAAGCGCCAGTGCGTGGTGGCGCGCTTGCCGTCGAGCAGTCCGGCCGCGCCCAGGACGAAGGCGCCCGTGCAGACGGAGCCGTAGCGCCGGCAGCGGGGGGCCTCGCGGCGAAGCCACTCGAGCACCTGGGGGTCTCCGGCAATCGGAGGAACACCGGGGCTGCCGGCGACGAGCAGGGTGTCGATCGGCCCTACATCCTCCGCGAGGGTGGCCGCGGGCCGGATCCCGATACCCGACAGGGTCGTGAAGGGGCCGGGACCGGTGCCGAGGATCAGGAGCTCGTAGCCCCCCCGGGAGAGCTGGGCCGCCGCGGCGAAGACATCCGCGGGCCCGACGGCATCGAGAGCCAGGACACCAGGATATGTGAGGATGGCGATTCGCAGGGCGGCGGAAACATAGATGCCCTCGCGTGCTCGGTGTCAAAGAACCCGACGCGCGGGCTTGGAGGGACGGACGGGCCACGAAAAAAAGCGCGCCGCTTTAAACAGGAAAAGGGGGCAGGGGTTCTTCCCGGCAAATCGCTTCGCGGGAGCGCCGTTCTCCTGCGCGGCCTTCTCTCCATCTTCTCATCTAGAGAAAAGGAACCCACTCCATGACCACGATCCGGAACACCCTGACCTGCGCCCTCGCCGCCGCCCTCCTCACCACCGGCTGCGGCCATCAGAGCACCGACCTCTCCCAAGGGGTCTACACGCTGCGCTTCGACAAGACCCAGGACACCTGCACCCCCGCGAGAGCCGGGGGCGACTTCGGCACCGTCCGGGTCGAGCAACTCGGTGGCATGGCCTTCGCGGAGTACCCTTCGATCTTCTCCCCGGGACCCGTGCGGCAGGCCTCGGTTCCCTTGTCCGAGGGCATGAGAACCGAGGGGACCACCGGGGGCAGCTCCTGGGCCGGAGTGCTCACGCACGACGGGGTGGAGGTCGAGCGTGTGGAGGAGAAGTCCTTCGAGCTCGGCTACAGCTACTCCATCGAGGGCCTGGCCAACATTCCCGCCGGCGAAACGCGCCCGGAGGGCTACCCGGAGGCGGACTGCGAGGTGCGGGGCCGCCTCGTCTACACGCTCAAGGAGGAGTGCCCGGTGCGCTGCGAGCTCGTGCGCGACAGCGAGACGCTCCCCCTCCAGACGCGTTGTGCCTGTCCCTGAGACGCCGGACGGGCTAGGTTGCGCGTCGGACACCCGTGGACTCCGACCCGCAGCTCGACGCACGTACCGATGAGGAATTGATGCTGCTCGCGGGCGCGAGCGACTCCCGCGCCTTCGAGGTCCTCGTCCGCCGCCACCTGCCGAGGCTCTCGCGCTACTGCGCGAAATCCGTGGGACATGCGGCCGAGGGCGAGGAGCTCGCGCAGGAGGTGCTCGTGCGCGTCTGGGACGCGCGGCGCGACTACCGCCCGCGCGCTCCCTTCACCGTCTTCCTCTTCACCATCGCGCGCAACCTCTGCCGCAACCGGGCGCGCGACGCGGGCCGCCGCCTGCGCTGGGAGTCTTCCGATTCCAACATGCCCGAGTCCACCCAAGGCAGCGCGAGTCACATGGACGTCCTGCTCGAGCGGGAGGCCCATCGGCACGTGAGGCAGGCCGTGCTCGAGCTACCCGAGAAGTTCCGTGAGGTGCTGCTCCTGCGCTTCGATCAGGGGCTCGAGTATCCGGAGATTGCCCGCATCGTCGGCAGTCCGGAGGCCACCGTGCGCTCTCGCGTCTTCCACGCGCTCAAGAAGGTTCGCGGCACCCTCGCTGGAGCAGCTTCATGACCTCTCCCTGTCCCCCTTCCGAGCAGTGGGACCTCCTCGCGGACCGGCAGCTGGGCGAGGACGAGGCCCAGGCCCTGCGCGAGCATGCTCGCACGTGCGATCGTTGCGGCAACGCGCTGAAGGACTCCGAGGCGCTGATCGCCAGGATCGCCGCGCCCTTCGGCGGCACCGCCGGAGAGGCCTCGGTGGCCGAGGTGATGCGCCGGGTGCGGATGCGCGAGGCGCCCCGTGCCCGTCCCCCCCGGCCTCGCTGGGCCCAGGCGGGCCTCGTCCTCGGGGCGCTGGCGGCGAGCCTCCTCCTCGTGCTCGTGGCGCCCCGGATGCTCGCCGGGGATGAATCGGCCGACTGGACACCGCGCGGCGCGGGGAGCCCGAGCGCGCTCTCCCAGCGCGTGGGCATCCGCTTCCACCGGGCCACGAACCCGCCCACGCCCCTGGATGCCGGGGCCCGGCTCCCGCTCACGACGCCGCTCGTCGTCGCCTACCGGAACATCGAGTCGGCCCGGCCGGTCTACCTCCTCGCCTTCGCGGTGGATGCCTCGGGAGAGGTGCATTGGCTCTATCCCGGCCACCTGAGCGAGACGAGCGACGAGCCCGCTCCGCGGCTGGAGACGACCGGCCCCCAGGAGCGGATGATGCCCGAGGCCGTGCAGCTCGAAGCGCCCGCGGCCGGGCCCCTCCAGCTCGTGTCCATCGTGTCCCCGGAACCCCTGCGCGTCTCCAGCGTGGAGCGCCTCGCGCCCGGGCAGCGCACGCTCGCGGCGCTGCGTGAGCGCTGGCCCGCCGCGGTGGTGGAAGCGCTCGAGGTCGAGCTCGCCAGGGACGCGAAATGAGCCTGGGGGTCGTCGCGACGGGCATGCTCCTCACGGCGCTCGCCGCCGCGCCCGAGCGCGCTCCTTCCGTCTACGCGCTCATCGTCTCCAACAACCAGAGCTACAAGCTCGCACGGCCCGCCCTGCGGTACGCGGACGACGATGGCGCGAAGTACCACGAGGTCTTCTCGCTCATCGCGGGAGCCGGGCACGTGACGCTCCTCGGCGACTTCGACCGGGACACGGAGCGCCAGTTCCCCGAGCTGGCTGCGGCGGTGAAGGAGCCGAGCGCCGGCAACGTGCGGGAGGCGGCTCGCACCGTCGCCGCCGCCGTTCGCGCGGACCGGGCGGCCGGCCGCGAGGTGGACTTCTTCTTCGTCTTCGCGGGCCATGGCGACGTGGACGGCGGCAGGGGGTTCCTCGAGCTGAGTGACGCGGC
This DNA window, taken from Archangium lipolyticum, encodes the following:
- a CDS encoding GlxA family transcriptional regulator gives rise to the protein MYVSAALRIAILTYPGVLALDAVGPADVFAAAAQLSRGGYELLILGTGPGPFTTLSGIGIRPAATLAEDVGPIDTLLVAGSPGVPPIAGDPQVLEWLRREAPRCRRYGSVCTGAFVLGAAGLLDGKRATTHWRFARALARACPAATVEPDHIFIKDGSTYTSAGVTAGIDLALALVEEDFGRALALTIAREFVVFLKRPGGQSQFSRQLEAQFADMPAIHSLQQWVMEHLRENHSVEELARRVHMSPRNFARVFRRETGMTPARFVEAARVEAAQLLLEGSELPIQTIAARVGFENTNGLRRAFLRQRGVGPAEFRHSVNGAPTSRSQKSPGWKPGT
- a CDS encoding SRPBCC family protein, translated to MSSTRISCRVNAPRARVYRALIDARAIATWKVPTGMTSHVHEFDPREGGSFRISLTYDAPTETGKTTAHTDTYHGRFVKLVPDEQVVEVVEFETMDPAMQGEMTITTTLTDVDGGTEILAVHDGLPRGVSPADNETGWRMSLAKLAALVEAGCSS
- a CDS encoding DUF4384 domain-containing protein, producing MTSPCPPSEQWDLLADRQLGEDEAQALREHARTCDRCGNALKDSEALIARIAAPFGGTAGEASVAEVMRRVRMREAPRARPPRPRWAQAGLVLGALAASLLLVLVAPRMLAGDESADWTPRGAGSPSALSQRVGIRFHRATNPPTPLDAGARLPLTTPLVVAYRNIESARPVYLLAFAVDASGEVHWLYPGHLSETSDEPAPRLETTGPQERMMPEAVQLEAPAAGPLQLVSIVSPEPLRVSSVERLAPGQRTLAALRERWPAAVVEALEVELARDAK
- a CDS encoding HD domain-containing protein, producing the protein MISEVAGVRLPDSKLAREATELVRDVSTPLVYHHALRSYVFAELLGRTRGLVYDSEVLYLGTVMHDLGLTERFAGTERFEVDGANAARDFLVRHDAPKETVARVWDAVALHTSLGIAAHKEPEVALAHLGIGVDVVGIGAEHIGRERLEAVAAAFPRLGFKQSFLHVLVGVVQKKPHTTVGNFLSDVGRRHVPGFHPGDFCDLLVGAPFTE
- a CDS encoding aminotransferase class V-fold PLP-dependent enzyme; the protein is MNTSPFRSHWSLDPEVTFINHGSFGACPTRVLEEQSRLRARLEAEPVRFLLREVEGLLDSARAALGAFVDADPDDLAFVNNASTGVNTVLRSLRFSAGDELLVTDNEYNGSRNALEFVASQWSVKVVVIKLPWPVPSAQAVVDTVLSHVTERTRLLLIDHITSPTGLVLPLATIVRALRERGVETLVDGAHAPGQVPLSLRQLGVAYYSGNCHKWLCAPKGAAFLHVRRDLQPGIRPLIISHGYNSRRKDRSQFRLDFDWLGTDDPTPFLCIPKVLEVMGGMLPGGWPEVMASNRAKALAARSFLCQRLGVAPHCPEDMVGSMATVALPDGGMEVSVIRGSEPLQDKLLFKHGIEVPVVVWPRPPQRHLRVSAQLYNSPEDYQRLADALQAELGPAGSRS
- a CDS encoding RNA polymerase sigma factor; the encoded protein is MDSDPQLDARTDEELMLLAGASDSRAFEVLVRRHLPRLSRYCAKSVGHAAEGEELAQEVLVRVWDARRDYRPRAPFTVFLFTIARNLCRNRARDAGRRLRWESSDSNMPESTQGSASHMDVLLEREAHRHVRQAVLELPEKFREVLLLRFDQGLEYPEIARIVGSPEATVRSRVFHALKKVRGTLAGAAS